A region from the Vicia villosa cultivar HV-30 ecotype Madison, WI linkage group LG3, Vvil1.0, whole genome shotgun sequence genome encodes:
- the LOC131593414 gene encoding F-box/kelch-repeat protein At3g23880-like, translating to MKQQSHARCYSSTTEEALTSPPPTSLPSDLVVEILCRLPAKFLLQFRSVCKLWNSLISDSKFANKHLHLSTTHRINSVYYSYFLRRHVFESYPLDSIFSNIYTNATQLECPPNSFDVDYYPLERAYDRLYSIVACFNGIVCLAYSYDCFVLVWNPSIGKFKELPYPDKPKFYYITILSYGFGYDNVNDNYKVVVVFPYSVDKTHVMVHTLGTNFWKSVEKFPLSCDPLGRSGTFVSGTINWLPFKDKRVLSFIVSFDLRTESYRKILQPDYGEFVPEAELLSLGVLRECLCLICYHSVWIMKEFGNKDSWTKIFTNTYNSCFCLTKAIYMFEDDQLLLEASYSRVTKMLILHDPKTGTTKFINFKNKSTLDSSPEVCVESLISPWS from the coding sequence ATGAAGCAGCAAAGCCACGCCCGGTGTTATTCCTCAACAACAGAGGAAGCCCTAACCTCACCACCTCCTACGTCACTTCCTTCGGATCTGGTTGTTGAAATACTGTGCAGATTACCGGCAAAGTTTCTTCTTCAATTTCGATCCGTCTGCAAGCTATGGAATTCTCTTATCTCCGATTCCAAATTCGCTAACAAGCATCTTCACCTATCAACCACTCACAGAATCAACTCCGTTTACTACTCCTATTTTCTACGCAGGCACGTTTTTGAGTCTTACCCACTTGACTCCATTTTCTCTAACATATACACTAATGCCACTCAGCTCGAGTGTCCTCCCAACAGTTTTGATGTAGATTACTACCCTCTCGAACGTGCATATGACCGTTTATATTCCATTGTTGCCTGTTTCAATGGTATCGTTTGTCTTGCATACTCTTATGATTGTTTTGTTCTAGTGTGGAATCCTTCCATTGGAAAATTTAAAGAATTACCCTATCCTGACAAGCCAAAATTTTATTATATCACTATCCTATCATATGGCTTTGGCTATGATAATGTTAATGATAATTACAAGGTAGTCGTTGTTTTTCCGTATTCTGTCGACAAAACTCATGTAATGGTTCATACTCTTGGTACTAATTTTTGGAAAAGTGTTGAAAagtttcctttgagttgtgaccCTCTTGGGCGATCGGGGACATTCGTTAGCGGTACGATTAATTGGTTGCCTTTTAAGGATAAGAGAGTTTTGTcttttattgtttcttttgatttgaGAACGGAGTCTTATAGAAAGATTTTGCAGCCCGATTACGGAGAGTTTGTGCCAGAGGCAGAGTTGTTATCCCTAGGTGTGTTGAGAGAATGTTTGTGTTTAATTTGTTATCACAGTGTTTGGATTATGAAGGAATTTGGAAACAAAGATTCTTGGACTAAGATTTTCACTAATACCTATAACTCTTGTTTTTGCTTGACTAAGGCAATATATATGTTTGAGGATGACCAACTCTTGCTTGAAGCTTCTTATAGTCGGGTCACCAAAATGTTGATTCTTCATGATCCAAAAACTGGGACtactaaatttattaattttaaaaacaagaGTACTCTTGATTCAAGTCCAGAAGTCTGTGTTGAGAGTTTAATATCGCCTTGGTCTTAA
- the LOC131657227 gene encoding pentatricopeptide repeat-containing protein At4g33990-like encodes MSRKFLSSLLRTCTSHSTTSQCHAQTLLQSLLPNVILETDLLLSYTKLGLINHARKLFDRMPQRNMHSWNIMIASYTHSSIYFDALTVFEGFKQCRLLPDRYTLPPLFKISIGIGDSWFGWMCHCLVIKLGYGEVVVVNNSVLEFYVKCGTMSQALSVFNNHNAPRDSVTWNLMISGFGKAGLYSDAVHCFREMLKHQNGIELDYMTLPSILSVCGKEGDLLKVKEVHGFSVRNFGFDAHAPIANALIDNYGKCGSLKDSENIFKTVSCANLVTWTAMISCYGMHGKGEESVFLFEKMINEGFRPNAVTLTAILSSCSHSGLLDQGKKIFDSMISDYGFEPTAEHYTCMVDLFGRCGCLEEALQLLERMNPLSVTGSMWGALLAGCAMHKNVEIGEIAAHHLFQLEPNNTSNYVTLCRIYQSRGMTRDVSTVKAKMKGLGLVKTPGCSWINIAGREYKFHQGDLSHPLSHMIFQILYEISNTQLSTNDLGIGYLLHDDDTFVMAL; translated from the exons ATGTCGAGAAAATTCCTATCATCACTACTTCGAACTTGCACATCCCACTCCACCACCTCACAATGCCACGCCCAAACCCTCCTCCAATCTCTACTCCCAAACGTCATTCTCGAAACTGACCTCTTATTATCCTACACAAAACTCGGCCTAATCAACCACGCTCGCAAACTGTTCGACAGAATGCCACAAAGAAATATGCATTCTTGGAACATCATGATTGCTTCTTACACTCACAGTTCGATATATTTTGATGCTTTAACCGTTTTTGAAGGGTTTAAACAATGTCGGTTGTTGCCTGATCGTTACACCTTGCCTCCTTTGTTTAAGATTTCTATTGGAATAGGTGATAGTTGGTTTGGATGGATGTGTCATTGTTTGGTTATAAAGCTTGGGTATGGGGAAGTTGTTGTTGTGAATAACTCTGTCCTTGAGTTTTATGTCAAATGTGGTACCATGTCTCAGGCTTTGTCTGTGTTCAACAATCATAACGCTCCTCG GGATTCAGTGACATGGAATTTGATGATTTCTGGGTTTGGAAAGGCTGGCTTGTATTCTGATGCTGTCCATTGTTTCCGAGAAATGTTGAAGCATCAAAATGGGATTGAGTTGGATTACATGACACTCCCTAGCATTTTGAGTGTTTGTGGGAAGGAAGGGGATTTGTTGAAAGTGAAGGAAGTGCATGGCTTTAGTGTTAGGAACTTTGGTTTTGATGCTCATGCTCCCATTGCGAATGCATTGATCGATAATTATGGAAAATGTGGTAGCTTGAAAGattcagaaaatatcttcaagaCTGTGAGCTGTGCAAATTTGGTGACATGGACGGCTATGATATCCTGTTATGGGATGCATGGAAAGGGGGAGGAATCAGTTTTTCTGTTTGAGAAGATGATAAATGAGGGGTTTAGACCAAATGCTGTTACTCTCACAGCTATTTTATCTAGTTGTAGCCACTCTGGTTTGTTGGATCAAGGCAAGAAGATTTTCGACTCAATGATTTCAGATTATGGATTTGAACCCACTGCTGAGCATTATACCTGTATGGTGGATCTTTTTGGCCGATGTGGGTGTCTTGAGGAAGCGCTTCAGTTGTTGGAAAGAATGAATCCTTTGTCAGTGACAGGAAGCATGTGGGGTGCTCTTCTTGCTGGTTGTGCCATGCACAAGAATGTCGAAATTGGAGAAATTGCAGCACATCATCTCTTTCAATTAGAGCCAAATAATACTAGCAACTATGTAACTTTGTGTAGAATTTATCAGTCTCGTGGTATGACTCGTGATGTTTCAACTGTTAAAGCAAAGATGAAGGGTTTAGGTTTGGTTAAAACTCCGGGCTGTAGCTGGATAAATATTGCAGGAAGAGAATATAAATTTCACCAAGGAGACCTTTCTCATCCACTTTCTCATATGATTTTCCAGATACTATATGAAATTAGCAATACTCAGTTATCGACCAATGATTTGGGAATAGGATATTTGCTACATGATGATGATACCTTTGTCATGGCTTTGTAA
- the LOC131657226 gene encoding uncharacterized protein LOC131657226 has product MEEDLDFGKKVSINDTMEVIDPSKIVHLLRDFLDIQQRRAQAYSKLKSGFSDYMTSGGELAYQQLCSGITKEFNDCSKQVLEIESLFQSPDYSRVDLAQILRAVQDQEKQKLHLTATIQLLKKAGRPSERLVSHDNCKFTKHTEHECVHVKEITEASGTEEAEADAEFDNALNEAIRGVQDAVMVINEHLEEVRYEIAALEAE; this is encoded by the exons ATGGAAGAGGATTTGGATTTTGGGAAGAAGGTTTCGATAAACGACACAATGGAAGTGATTGATCCATCCAAAATCGTTCATCTGCTTCGCGATTTTCTCGATATTCAACAACGCAGAGCCCAAGCTTATTCCAAACTCAAAAG TGGTTTTTCTGACTACATGACTTCTGGAGGAGAGTTGGCTTACCAGCAGCTTTGCAGTGGAATCACTAAAGAGTTTAATGATTGCTCAAAACAA GTCCTCGAAATAGAGTCACTATTTCAGAGTCCTGACTATAGCCGCGTTGATCTAGCACAAATCCTTAGAGCTGTTCAAGATCAGGAAAAGCAAAAACTGCATCTG ACAGCTACCATTCAGCTGTTAAAGAAAGCTGGTCGGCCATCTGAACGACTGGTGAGCCATGACAATTGCAAATTTACAAAGCATACAGAGCATGAGTGTGTTCATGTCAAGGAAATCACTGAAGCTTCTGGGACTGAAGAAGCAGAAGCGGATGCCGAATTTGATAATGCTCTCAACGAAGCTATTAGAGGTGTCCAGGATGCTGTCATGGTCATAAATGAACATCTAGAAGAAGTCAGATATGAGATTGCAGCACTTGAAGCAGAGTGA
- the LOC131593416 gene encoding uncharacterized protein LOC131593416, translated as MIIDNCDIEETHYEVLNIKEDADYEEIRASYRSAVLSLHPDKLLKTFDTSGSNQTSSERFLRVQKAWEILSDSSSRLFYDKQLQSSRRDVLAAEVAEDLSLHDMEAEDADEALELFYQCRCGDYFSVDSLELLKMGYSLLRDGSNISILNSDTLPGSVILPCGSCSLKARLILSVDNH; from the coding sequence ATGATTATTGACAATTGCGACATTGAGGAAACTCATTATGAGGTTCTCAATATTAAGGAAGATGCAGATTATGAAGAAATTCGTGCTAGTTACCGTAGTGCTGTACTCAGCTTACATCCTGATAagctattgaagacatttgatacATCCGGCAGTAATCAAACAAGTTCAGAGAGATTTCTCAGAGTTCAAAAGGCATGGGAAATTCTAAGCGATTCAAGCTCACGTTTATTTTATGATAAGCAGCTACAAAGTTCAAGGCGGGATGTCTTGGCTGCTGAGGTTGCAGAAGATTTAAGCTTACATGATATGGAAGCTGAAGATGCCGATGAAGCATTAGAACTGTTTTATCAGTGCCGGTGTGGTGATTACTTCTCTGTCGACTCGTTGGAATTGCTAAAAATGGGGTATTCTTTGTTGAGAGATGGAAGCAATATATCTATACTCAATAGTGATACTTTACCGGGATCGGTGATTCTTCCTTGTGGATCTTGTTCGTTAAAAGCTCGTCTAATACTCAGTGTGGATAACCATTGA